A region of Toxotes jaculatrix isolate fToxJac2 chromosome 23, fToxJac2.pri, whole genome shotgun sequence DNA encodes the following proteins:
- the LOC121176783 gene encoding uncharacterized protein LOC121176783 isoform X6 — protein MASTPVTPASLEGGTPSPTGNEELSTTRQSDSNTSFLRAARAGNIDKVLEYLKGGVDISTCNQNGLNALHLAAKEGHVDLVQELLDRGAAVDSATKKGNTALHISSLAGQAEVVKILVKRGADINAQSQNGFTPLYMAAQENHLDVVRYLLENGGNQSTATEDGFTPLAIALQQGHNQVVSVLLENDTKGKVRLPALHIAARKDDTKSAALLLQNDHNADVQSKSGFTPLHIAAHYGNVNVATLLLNRGAAVDFTARNGITPLHVASKRGNTNMVRLLLDRGSQIDAKTRDGLTPLHCAARSGHDTAVELLLERGAPLLARTKNGLSPLHMAAQGDHVECVKHLLQHKAPVDDVTLDYLTALHVAAHCGHYRVTKLLLDKRANPNARALNGFTPLHIACKKNRVKVMELLVKYGASIQAITESGLTPIHVAAFMGHLNIVLLLLQNGASPDVSNIRGETALHMAARAGQVEVVRCLLRNGAMVDARAREDQTPLHIASRLGKTEIVQLLLQHMAHPDAATTNGYTPLHISAREGQVETASVLLEAGASHSLATKKGFTPLHVASKYGSLDVAKLLLQRRAPSDSAGKNGLTPLHVAAHYDNQKVALLLLDKGASPHAMAKNGYTPLHIAAKKNQMEIATVLLQYGAETNILTKQGVTPLHLASQEGHADVAALLISKGAQVNVPTKSGLTALHLAAQEDKVTVAEILARNGANLDQQTKLGYTPLIVACHYGNAKMVNFLLQNGASVNAKTKNGYTPLHQAAQQGNTHIINVLLQYGAKPNAITVNGNTALGIARRLGYISVVDTLRVVTEEIITTTTTVTEKHKLNVPETMTEVLDVSDEEALKTIDDDDMSDDPMDEEGDDTMTGDGGEYLRAEDLRELGDDSLPGQYLDGMNYLRFSLEGGRTDSRMQSSDRSFTPTHHSYYSPKHEGMMDEMLTSHQVSSLARENERDSYRLSWGTENLDNVALSSSPIHSGHSSPCHDHGDHSSFLVSFMVDARGGAMRGCRHNGLRIIIPPRKCSAPTRVTCRLVKRHRLATMPPMVEGEGLASRLIEVGPSGAQFLGPVIVEIPHFAALRGKERELVILRSETGESWKEHHCEHTQEELNQILNGMDEELDTPEELERKRICRIITRDFPQYFAVVSRIKQDSNLIGPEGGILSSTVVPQVQAVFPEGALTKRIRVGLQAQPVNTDVVRKILGNKATFSPIVTLEPRRRKFHKPITMTIPVPKSNSDPVLNGFGGDTPTLRLLCSITGGTTPAQWEDITGTTPLTFINDCVSFTTNVSARFWLIDCRQVQESVNFSSQVYREIICVPYMAKFVIFAKTHDPIEARLRCFCMTDDKIDKTLEQQENFMEVARSRDVEVLEGKPIYADCFGNLVPLTKSGQHHLFSFYAFKENRLALFIKIRDNTQEPCGRLSFMKEPRNYRALTQNAICNLNITLPSYCKESDSDQEQEEETSRTLEKLDPQDEAERKEQRLAIIADHLGFSWTELARQLDFSEEKINLIRIENPNSLQDQSHALLKLWAEREGKHATETSLIKRLTTINRMDIVHLIETKIIKSTQDETSSHTYAEIERTIALDHSEGFSALHEDIDSPRPGRRTEPARRRSPGSGQEVPMVSAEDLSSSLSSLHETTGRSETDTTATGLLRNAQKDKLQKEMETTYSSQRIYEELTDTVHTGSFKQVSPFFTLYRTSPYNLRSHVIDPVYKGGPKLGAQITPYPTVEPCEDEGAAEYEGAEGGEEWSLECLQTTHSEYSVHYLSPLPWRESSNNSRTGICESRPLSMTDFGDSLIECEQAEQDFRKLSIELTGSDEVSEKACVTQGSTKEQMLQHTWPTSGSPVSVNPVTESTQTKQTVSGHMDEVSRRLYEVLYGYDVELIDSEEDVSVMLMNAPPEDSIQAGVRKDEEDKIDVCQATTSGDLDVRSSDDTNQTRHTTTQEVAGSSDVSHTIPSLTSQKAKFISSAGFIQLSHDSAFEKTLSSTHSEPENEAVFSVESTPETEASRYKSSLPESASETIHSLAHHGSSSPECVIDETILLTESRASSPESASSVSELNFLAPDSPIPQFRPLSPLPPPVFPWETSAAGASAQGQPFLSAPGGASMLLALEAEERPLTPMVSNKRPFGRPVSPGSDYSSERSISPQSLTFDIEDRTSSPESVLLETEQLLFSSSEHVNLSPDFLEMRSSSPESRGSITAHCLLPPDSPVADFRPAVSHSFTTCECRSSSPESVSSDVGFEVAILLPAPYEHRPSSPESVASVHEHKALSPDSPVPEFSYNGPDSAIVTIRERSTSPESVCSDVEYGSMSPASLNHENRASSPASVASGDESESVLPSTEPTESAQTACDSISDDHRPPSPLAFATENKPPTPVALESECDDGWVIISLSDIKERPLSPESVSDCRPISPESAGLDIRASSPESETLNECLSPDSPIPQYMSYVHHDVTLKDHSSSPESVLSDTEYETEPMLSYFENRPLSPDSSGSVNDYESLTNPVTDLPPEEDMALELTQATIALEETCIEKHGGGQPDIVTPPAEDEVSSTDVITEELSHELSDEGKPKEEMYNPSTEKTKSAKKKKSKESVKQDSSVPVHSLSYDAEQWRLISQIHDPQYVGETSTGKTGVNHFAETRTELYQAVSDEAVGDETGSLESENDRRPLSPDSEAEYRPMSPESLSAAESFRPDSSHSERSVDSQRALTPDSPIPQFLNTFSGTSQVYHRSVSTESVLSDLELETDLSISFLFEDRPASPDSVSSVDIYRALSPDSPIPEFRQSLLESVLTARLDSCSSLESMASDLESGTACLPLLFSENRPSSPDSVDVDRPLSPESPIPAQSSEDIIITKQRPDSPESQVLETTERVLDGSSQTLKTIQVPVYRLVYDAEHWKLISQIYDPHYVGETFCSKTGFFEYAGMRTEYVLEDSDVKGGNSEEVVKSDIVDTSDADVLQAAQAKTEGEERPVSPNSESEYRRLSPGELTLSALRFDLPESLKDLSPDSPIPQFPIDFANISQSLPYSPGSAVSPSSSVSLDENRALSIDSPLPDFTPAVPESVTAAVGYSSSSPASVLSDIEYQFSASEEFTSQRADSPESVASISAEERQSGAGATFRVNQLIRQLYDPQYVEEAFVSTAEVFEYVETSKDVPLLSDAEEIDMPSGLTLQSETEMRPLSPESLMEYRPISPQSLMLTETRTSSPDSTTSVNELLDSPLPQFSQYIEPVVLVPGSRSSTPLSVISDTEMDVLDMSFIELQRRSFTPDSENELRGLSPDSPIPRFPQTILHPTVSTAQYRSSSPESICHSDIECEDGSFPAVSDEPRPQSPDSVASRDECQALSPDSPVPQFSVRVIERFPSFVEFRSASPQSATSDVEYAPLINSSPDTEDRPDSPESFEPEIEKRPLSPDSESEYRPFSPASLLLTNFRSSSPESTGSLNEFRALSPDSPIPELRLVLQESLITYMEYRSSSPEPASSVFEVDMKLPFSVLFEDRPSSPESLASVSEYRRLSSDSPIPEFTPALPASYVVSRNSSASPESVASDIEYAPLISQLFDAKDRPDSPQSFLSFSEYQRLSPDSPIPHYTCSELPVFTVMYRSTSPESVHSDEDLETDLCIPWRFEDRASSPDSTAFKDEFRPLSPDSPIPEFTQALQESFISHIDLRSSSPESVLSELEMDWKWNYVSQWSSKTDLCLLSLLHP, from the exons TACATATCGCTGCCCACTATGGGAACGTCAACGTGGCCACTCTCCTGCTGAACCGAGGGGCAGCAGTCGACTTCACTGCAAGG AATGGGATTACTCCCCTACATGTGGCCTCCAAGCGGGGCAACACTAACATGGTTCGCCTGTTACTGGACCGTGGTTCTCAGATTGATGCTAAAACAAGG GATGGCCTCACTCCCCTCCACTGTGCAGCTCGGAGTGGACATGATACAGCTGTGGAGTTGCTGCTGGAGAGAGGAGCACCCTTACTGGCCAGGACCAAG AACGGGCTGTCTCCTCTCCACATGGCGGCGCAAGGGGACCACGTTGAATGCGTCAAACATCTTCTGCAGCACAAGGCGCCTGTTGATGACGTCACATTGGACTACCTGACAGCGCTGCATGTGGCAGCGCACTGCGGCCACTACAGAGTcaccaaactgctgctggacaAGAGGGCCAACCCCAACGCCAGGGCACTG aaTGGCTTCACTCCCCTGCACATAGCCTGTAAGAAGAACCGTGTAAAGGTGATGGAGCTGCTGGTCAAGTATGGAGCCTCCATCCAGGCCATCACAGAG TCTGGTTTGACTCCCATCCATGTGGCAGCCTTCATGGGTCACCTGAAcattgttctgctgctgctgcagaacgGAGCCTCGCCCGACGTCAGCAACATT CGTGGAGAGACAGCGTTACACATGGCAGCCAGAGCGGGTCAGGTGGAGGTGGTTCGATGTTTGCTGAGGAACGGAGCAATGGTGGATGCCAGAGCGAGG GAGGATCAGACTCCCCTCCATATCGCATCCCGTCTGGGAAAAACAGAGAttgtccagctgctgctgcagcacatggCCCATCCCGACGCCGCCACAACCAACGGCTACACCCCGCTCCATATCTCTGCCAGGGAGGGCCAGGTGGAGACGGCCTCCGTGCTGCTGGAGGCCGGGGCTTCACACTCGCTGGCCACCAAG AAGGGTTTCACTCCCCTGCATGTGGCCTCCAAGTACGGAAGCCTGGATGTAGCCAAACTTCTGCTGCAGCGTCGCGCTCCATCTGATTCTGCTGGGAAG AACGGCCTCACCCCGCTTCATGTCGCGGCACATTACGATAACCAGAAGGTTGCGCTCCTGCTCTTGGACAAAGGAGCGTCCCCCCACGCCATGGCCAAG AATGGCTACACTCCTCTCCACATCGCGGCTAAGAAGAACCAGATGGAGATCGCCACAGTTCTGCTGCAGTACGGAGCCGAGACCAACATCCTGACCAAGCAGGGGGTCACTCCGCTCCATCTGGCCTCCCAGGAGGGCCACGCCGACGTGGCTGCCCTGCTCATAAGCAAGGGAGCCCAGGTCAACGTCCCCACCAAG AGTGGCCTGACTGCCCTCCATCTGGCAGCCCAGGAAGACAAAGTGACTGTTGCAGAGATCCTCGCCAGAAACGGAGCCAACCTCGACCAGCAGACCAAA TTGGGATACACCCCGCTGATTGTAGCATGTCACTATGGTAACGCCAAGATGGTCAACTTCCTGCTTCAGAACGGAGCCAGTGTCAACGCCAAGACCAAG AATGGATACACTCCCCTTCACCAGGCAGCCCAGCAgggcaacacacacatcattaacGTTCTGCTGCAATACGGTGCCAAGCCCAACGCGATCACTGTG AATGGTAACACTGCTCTGGGTATTGCTCGGAGGCTGGGCTACATCTCTGTGGTGGACACACTGAGGGTCGTCACAGAGGAGATCATCACCACCACAACG AcggtgacagagaaacacaagctgaacgTGCCAGAGACCATGACTGAAGTACTGGATGTATCAGATGAGGAGG CATTGAAAAccattgatgatgatgatatgtcAGACGACCCCATGGATGAGGAAG GCGATGACACGATGACAGGTGACGGAGGGGAGTATCTGAGGGCCGAGGACCTCAGGGAGCTGGGTGATGACTCCCTCCCCGGGCAGTACCTGGATGGAATGAACTACCTCCGCTTCAGCCTGGAGGGAGGGCGCACGGACAG TCGAATGCAGAG ttcagACAGGTCCttcacccccacccaccacagCTACTACTCCCCCAAACATGAAGGCATGATGGATGAGATGCTCACCAGCCACCAA GTTTCGTCACTTGCCAGGGAGAATGAGAGGGACTCGTACAGACTGAGCTGGGGAACGGAGAACCTAGACAATGTGGCTTTATCCTCCAGCCCCATCCACTCCGG ccATTCCTCTCCGTGCCATGATCATGGAGACCACAGCAG CTTCCTGGTCAGCTTCATGGTGGACGCCAGGGGCGGAGCCATGCGCGGCTGCCGCCACAACGGCCTGCGCATCATCATCCCACCCAGGAAGTGCAGCGCGCCCACGCGGGTGACATGCCGGCTGGTGAAGAGGCACCGTCTGGCTACCATGCCCCCGATGGTGGAGGGCGAAGGCCTGGCGAGCAGGCTCATCGAGGTGGGGCCCTCAGGAGCCCAGTTCCTCGG TCCTGTGATCGTGGAGATCCCCCACTTTGCCGCCCTGcggggaaaagagagggagctgGTGATACTGAGGAGCGAGACGGGAGAGAGCTGGAAGGAGCATCACTGTGAACACACCCAGGAGGAGCTCAACCAGATCCTCAACGGCATGGATGAGG AGCTGGACACAccggaggagctggagaggaaacGCATTTGCCGCATCATCACCAGAGATTTTCCACAATACTTTGCGGTGGTGTCGCGCATCAAGCAGGACAGTAATCTGATTGGTCCAGAGGGAGGTATCCTGAGCAGCACTGTGGTGCCCCAAGTGCAGGCGGTTTTTCCTGAGGGGGCCCTCACCAAGAGGATCAGGGTTGGACTGCAG GCCCAGCCAGTGAATACAGATGTAGTGAGGAAGATCCTGGGAAACAAGGCCACCTTCAGCCCCATTGTCACCCTGGAGCCCCGCAGGAGGAAGTTCCATAAACCCATCACGATGACCATCCCTGTCCCCAAGAGCAACTCCGACCCGGTCCTAAATGGTTTCGGAGGGGACACCCCCACCTTACGACTGCTCTGTAGTATCACTG GTGGAACGACGCCAGCCCAATGGGAGGACATAACAGGAACCACCCCATTAACATTTATTAATGACTGTGTCTCCTTTACCACCAATGTGTCTGCAAg GTTCTGGCTCATAGACTGTCGGCAAGTCCAGGAATCTGTCAACTTCTCCTCTCAGGTGTACCGGGAGATCATCTGTGTCCCTTACATGGCCAAGTTCGTCATATTCGCCAAGACCCACGACCCCATTGAGGCCCGACTGCGCTGCTTCTGCATGACTGACGACAAAATCGATAAAACgctggagcagcaggagaacttCATGGAGGTGGCGCGCAGCCGAGACGTAGAG GTCCTGGAAGGCAAACCTATCTATGCAGACTGCTTTGGAAACCTTGTACCCCTCACCAAAAGTGGCCAGCATCATCTCTTCAGCTTCTATGCCTTTAAGGAGAACAGACTAGCTCTCTTCATCAAA ATCAGAGACAACACTCAGGAGCCGTGTGGCCGTCTGTCCTTTATGAAAGAACCCAGGAACTACAGGGCActcacccagaatgccatatGCAACCTCAACATCACCCTCCCATCATACTGCAAG GAGTCCGATTCAGATCAAGAGCAAGAGGAAGAG ACCAGCAGAACGCTCGAGAAAT TAGACCCACAggatgaagcagagagaaaagagcaacGGTTGGCCATTATAGCTGACCACTTGGGCTTCAGCTGGACGG AGTTGGCACGACAGCTGGACTTCAGTGAGGAGAAGATCAACCTGATAAGGATTGAAAACCCCAACTCACTGCAAGACCAAAGCCATGCCCTTTTGAAACTgtgggcagagagggagggaaagcaTGCCACAG AAACGAGCCTGATCAAAAGACTGACAACGATCAATCGGATGGACATTGTTCACCTCATTGAAACCAAGATAATCAAGTCCACCCAGGACGAGACATCATCGCACACCTATGCAGAAATTGAGCGGACCATAGCACTGGACCATAGTGAAG GTTTCTCTGCCCTTCATGAAGACATTGACAGCCCCAGGCCAGGCAGGCGCACAGAGCCCGCACGCAGGCGGAGTCCAGGCTCCGGACAAGAGGTACCCATGGTGTCAGCAGAGGACCTGTCCTCCAGTTTGTCATCACTTCACGAGACGACGGGACgatcagagacagacacaacagCAACAGGCCTTCTTAGAAATGCCCAGAAAGATAAACTGcaaaaagagatggagacaacATA CTCATCACAAAGAATATACGAGGAACTGACAGACACGGTACACACAGGCAGTTTCAAACAAGTAAGTCCCTTCTTCACATTGTACCGCACCTCTCCCTACAATCTCCGATCCCATGTGATCGACCCGGTGTACAAAGGGGGACCCAAGTTAGGTGCCCAGATTACTCCTTACCCCACTGTTGAACCCTGTGAGGATGAGGGAGCTGCTGAATATgagggggcagagggaggagaggagtggagctTGGAGTGTCTACAAACCACCCATTCTGAGTACAGTGTTCATTATTTGTCACCGTTGCCTTGGCGAGAGTCATCCAATAACTCTCGAACTGGCATATGCGAGAGTCGACCGTTGTCTATGACTGATTTTGGAGATAGCTTGATTGAGTGTGAACAAGCCGAGCAAGACTTCAGGAAACTGTCTATAGAGCTCACAGGAAGCGATGAGGTCTCTGAAAAGGCATGCGTTACACAAGGATCAACAAAGGAACAAATGCTCCAGCACACTTGGCCTACCTCTGGGTCTCCTGTTTCGGTTAATCCAGTGACAGAATCTACGCAGACCAAACAAACGGTTTCAGGACACATGGATGAAGTTTCACGTCGACTGTATGAAGTCCTGTACGGATATGATGTTGAGCTGATAGATTCAGAAGAGGATGTGTCTGTGATGCTTATGAATGCACCTCCTGAAGATTCAATTCAAGCCGGAGTCAGGAAAGATGAAGAGGATAAAATTGATGTTTGCCAGGCCACAACTTCAGGTGACCTGGATGTCAGATCAAGCGACGACACAAATCAAACTCGGCACACAACTACTCAGGAGGTAGCTGGTTCTTCTGATGTCAGTCATACCATTCCAAGTTTAACATCTCAGAAAGCAAAATTCATAAGCTCAGCCGGTTTCATTCAGTTGTCACATGACTCAGCTTTTGAGAAAACACTGTCATCCACACACAGTGAACCTGAAAATGAGGCTGTGTTCTCTGTAGAGAGTACACCTGAGACTGAAGCATCCAGATACAAATCCTCTTTACCAGAATCTGCATCTGAAACCATTCATAGCTTAGCTCATCATGGATCATCTTCACCTGAATGTGTGATTGATGAAACAATATTACTGACAGAGAGCAGGGCCTCATCACCGGAATCAGCATCGTCAGTCAGCGAGCTGAATTTTCTTGCACCTGATTCTCCAATACCTCAGTTTAGACCCTTGTCTCCCCTTCCACCCCCTGTTTTTCCATGGGAAACCAGTGCTGCTGGGGCATCTGCTCAGGGGCAGCCGTTCCTGAGTGCCCCAGGAGGCGCTTCTATGCTTTTAGCACTGGAAGCCGAGGAAAGGCCATTAACACCAATGGTTTCAAACAAAAGACCATTTGGAAGGCCAGTATCACCAGGCAGTGATTACAGTAGTGAGAGATCCATCTCACCTCAGTCATTAACTTTTGATATTGAGGACAGAACATCATCACCCGAGTCTGTCCTTTTAGAAACCGAGCAGTTGCTTTTTTCATCCTCTGAGCATGTGAATCTGTCCCCTGATTTCCTGGAGATGAGATCATCATCTCCTGAATCCAGAGGCTCCATCACTGCACATTGTCTGCTTCCACCAGACTCCCCTGTTGCAGATTTTAGACCAGCTGTCTCTCATTCTTTTACGACCTGTGAATGTAGATCATCTTCACCTGAGTCAGTGTCGTCAGATGTGGGCTTTGAAGTGGCAATTTTGTTACCAGCACCTTATGAACACAGGCCCTCATCCCCAGAATCTGTAGCATCTGTTCATGAGCATAAAGCATTGTCACCTGATTCACCTGTACCTGAATTCAGTTACAATGGGCCTGACTCAGCCATTGTAACGATAAGGGAGAGATCCACCTCACCTGAATCGGTATGTTCAGATGTGGAATATGGCTCCATGTCTCCAGCATCACTTAACCATGAGAACAGAGCTTCATCACCTGCTTCAGTTGCATCTGGAGATGAATCTGAATCAGTTTTACCCTCGACTGAACCAACTGAGTCTGCACAGACAGCTTGTGATTCCATATCTGATGATCATAGACCACCATCACCATTAGCATTTGCTACAGAGAACAAACCACCAACACCAGTGGCATTAGAATCTGAGTGTGATGATGGCTGGGTTATTATATCTTTGTCTGATATTAAGGAAAGGCCACTTTCTCCAGAGTCAGTGTCAGACTGCAGACCAATTTCTCCAGAGTCAGCAGGGTTAGACATTAGAGCATCCTCTCCTGAATCAGAAACTTTAAATGAGTGTTTATCTCCAGATTCTCCCATTCCACAATATATGTCCTATGTGCATCATGACGTTACTTTAAAGGATCACTCCTCATCACCAGAATCTGTGTTGTCAGATACAGAGTATGAGACTGAACCAatgttgtcatattttgagaACAGGCCATTATCTCCTGATTCTAGTGGTTCAGTAAATGATTATGAATCATTAACAAATCCTGTAACTGACCTGCCTCCTGAGGAAGACATGGCACTTGAACTGACCCAAGCTACCATTGCTTTAGAAGAGACATGCATTGAAAAGCATGGTGGTGGTCAGCCTGACATTGTCACACCACCAGCAGAAGATGAGGTCTCGTCAACTGATGTAATTACAGAAGAATTATCTCATGAGTTGTCTGATGAAGGAAAACCAAAGGAGGAAATGTACAATCCATCGACTGAGAAGACAAAAtcagctaaaaagaaaaaatctaaGGAATCAGTCAAACAGGACAGTTCAGTGCCAGTCCACAGTTTATCATATGATGCAGAACAATGGAGGCTTATCTCTCAGATCCATGACCCACAGTATGTAGGAGAAACCTCCACGGGTAAAACAGGAGTGAATCACTTTGCTGAAACAAGGACAGAGCTTTATCAAGCAGTTTCAGACGAGGCAGTTGGAGATGAAACAGGTTCTTTGGAATCAGAAAATGACCGAAGACCACTCTCACCTGATTCTGAAGCAGAATATAGACCCATGTCACCAGAATCACTGAGTGCGGCGGAATCGTTCAGACCAGATTCCTCCCACTCAGAGAGATCTGTAGATAGTCAGCGAGCTTTAACACCAGATTCCCCTATTCCTCAGTTCTTAAACACTTTCTCTGGAACCTCTCAAGTTTATCACAGATCTGTGTCAACAGAGTCAGTATTATCAGATCTGGAACTAGAGACTGATTTaagcatttcatttctttttgagGACAGACCAGCATCTCCTGATTCAGTATCATCTGTAGACATATACAGGGCACTATCACCTGACTCACCTATTCCTGAGTTTAGACAGTCTTTACTAGAGTCAGTTCTTACTGCTAGATTGGATTCATGTTCATCGCTTGAATCAATGGCCTCAGATCTAGAAAGTGGGACTGCCTGTTTGCCATTATTATTCTCTGAAAACAGACCATCTTCCCCGGATTCTGTTGATGTTGACAGGCCACTTTCCCCTGAGTCACCCATACCTGCACAATCAAGTGAAGACATAATTATTACCAAGCAGAGACCTGACTCACCAGAGTCACAAGTGTTGGAGACCACTGAGAGAGTACTGGATGGTAGTAGTCAAACTCTAAAGACAATCCAGGTGCCGGTCTATAGACTTGTTTATGATGCTGAACACTGGAAGCTCATTTCTCAAATATATGATCCTCACTATGTTGGAGAGACATTTTGCAGTAAAACAGGGTTTTTTGAGTATGCTGGAATGAGAACTGAGTATGTTCTAGAGGATTCAGACGTGAAAGGGGGAAATTCAGAGGAGGTTGTGAAGTCGGACATTGTAGATACATCGGATGCAGATGTTCTACAAGCAGCTCAAGCAAAGACTGAGGGGGAAGAAAGACCAGTGTCACCTAATTCTGAGTCAGAATACAGGCGTTTATCACCAGGAGAATTGACATTAAGTGCACTCAGGTTTGACTTACCGGAGTCTTTGAAAGACCTGTCTCCAGATTCCCCAATTCCCCAGTTTCCCATTGACTTTGCAAACATCTCACAGTCCCTGCCCTATTCACCAGGATCAGCAGTGTCACCAAGTTCTTCAGTATCTTTAGATGAAAACAGGGCATTATCAATTGACTCACCTTTACCAGACTTCACACCTGCTGTACCTGAATCAGTTACAGCTGCTGTTGGGTACAGTTCCTCTTCACCAGCGTCTGTACTTTCAGATATAGAATATCAGTTTTCAGCTTCAGAAGAGTTTACAAGCCAGAGAGCGGACTCACCTGAATCGGTTGCTTCCATCTCTGCTGAAGAAAGGCAGTCTGGTGCTGGTGCAACATTTAGAGTAAACCAGTTGATACGTCAACTGTATGACCCTCAGTATGTAGAGGAAGCTTTTGTAAGCACCGCTGAAGTGTTTGAATATGTGGAGACCAGTAAAGATGTTCCCCTTCTTTCAGATGCAGAGGAGATAGATATGCCAAGTGGCCTGACTTTGCAGTCAGAAACTGAGATGAGGCCACTTTCACCAGAATCTTTGATGGAATATAGACCCATATCACCTCAATCACTGATGTTGACAGAAACAAGAACATCATCTCCTGATTCAACAACATCAGTTAACGAGTTGCTGGATTCTCCTTTACCACAATTTAGCCAATATATAGAGCCAGTTGTGTTAGTTCCAGGCAGCAGGTCATCAACACCTTTATCTGTAATATCAGACACTGAAATGGATGTTTTGGACATGTCATTTATAGAGTTACAACGGAGATCTTTCACCCCCGATTCTGAAAATGAGCTCAGGGGACTTTCACCTGATTCACCCATACCTCGATTCCCGCAGACTATACTTCACCCAACTGTGTCAACTGCTCAATACAGATCCTCTTCACCTGAGTCCATTTGTCATTCAGATATAGAGTGTGAAGATGGGTCATTTCCTGCAGTATCCGATGAGCCTAGACCTCAATCACCTGATTCAGTGGCATCTAGAGATGAATGCCAGGCCCTGTCACCAGATTCACCTGTACCTCAGTTCAGTGTAAGAGTGATCGAACGTTTTCCATCGTTTGTTGAGTTTAGGTCTGCATCCCCTCAATCAGCTACATCAGATGTTGAGTATGCACCTTTAATTAATTCCTCACCTGATACTGAAGATAGACCAGATTCTCCAGAGTCTTTCGAGCCAGAAATTGAAAAGAGACCTCTGTCACCTGATTCTGAATCTGAATATAGGCCTTTCTCACCGGCATCACTGCTGTTAACAAATTTCAGATCGTCCTCTCCTGAATCAACTGGCTCTCTAAATGAATTTAGAGCTCTTTCACCAGACTCGCCCATTCCAGAATTAAGACTGGTACTACAGGAGTCCTTAATCACATACATGGAATATAGATCCTCTTCACCAGAGCCAGCGTCATCAGTTTTTGAAGTGGACATGAAATTACCTTTCTCAGTCTTATTTGAGGACCGACCTTCATCTCCTGAGTCTTTAGCCTCAGTCAGTGAATATAGAAGACTTTCATCTGATTCTCCCATACCAGAGTTCACACCAGCTTTGCCAGCTTCATATGTTGTCAGTAGAAACAGCTCAGCATCTCCTGAATCAGTTGCATCGGATATAGAATATGCTCCATTGATTTCTCAGCTGTTTGACGCCAAGGACAGACCAGATTCTCCACAATcattcttgtctttctctgaatacCAGCGTTTGTCACCAGACTCTCCAATACCCCATTACACCTGTTCTGAACTTCCAGTGTTTACAGTAATGTATAGATCCACTTCACCTGAGTCAGTACATTCAGATGAGGATTTGGAGACTGATTTGTGTATCCCCTGGCGTTTTGAGGACAGAGCATCATCTCCTGATTCAACTGCATTCAAAGATGAATTTAGACCTCTTTCACCAGACTCTCCCATTCCTGAATTTACACAGGCACTTCAAGAGTCCTTTATATCACACATAGACTTAAGGTCCTCTTCACCTGAATCAGTGTTGTCGGAGTTGGAAATGGA TTGGAAATGGAATTATGTTTCCCAATGGTCGTCGAAGACCGACCTTTGTCTCCTGAGTCTATTGCATCCTTGA